In one Parageobacillus genomosp. 1 genomic region, the following are encoded:
- a CDS encoding aldehyde dehydrogenase family protein — protein MKALNFINGEWKESVSKQFAPVINPANGEAIGEVTVSIEADVDEAVKAAKTAQKEWALVPAPKRAEVLYKVGYLLKERKEQLARLLTMEMGKVLEEARGEVQEGIDMAFYMAGEGRRLFGDTTPSELKDKFAMSIRVPVGVVGIITPWNFPIAIATWKSFPAIVAGNAVVWKPALETPFMAQELAKIFEEAGLPKGVFNVVHGDGPTTGNALVEHPDVQVISFTGSNEVGRMIAEKCGRRLKKVSLEMGGKNAVIVMDDADLSLAVEGILWSAFGTSGQRCTACSRVIVHEKVKEELENRLLEAMKTLTVGNGLDESVKVGPVISEEALQKIDRYVRIGKEEGAKLLTGGYILRDGEYQKGYYYAPTLFTDVQPTMRIAREEIFGPVVSIISVSSLEEAIAVNNSVDYGLSSSIFTRDVNKVFKAMRDLDTGIVYVNAGTTGAEIHLPFGGTKGTGNGHRDSGVAALDVFTEWRSVYIDFSGKLQRAQIDIEE, from the coding sequence GTGAAAGCATTGAATTTTATTAATGGGGAATGGAAAGAATCAGTTAGCAAACAATTTGCTCCGGTGATTAATCCGGCAAATGGCGAAGCGATTGGAGAAGTGACGGTTTCGATCGAAGCGGATGTCGATGAAGCGGTAAAAGCGGCGAAGACCGCGCAAAAAGAGTGGGCGCTCGTACCGGCGCCAAAACGGGCGGAAGTGCTATATAAAGTCGGCTATTTATTAAAAGAGCGGAAAGAGCAACTCGCTAGACTACTAACGATGGAAATGGGAAAAGTGCTTGAGGAAGCGCGCGGGGAAGTGCAAGAAGGAATTGACATGGCGTTTTATATGGCTGGTGAAGGAAGACGGTTATTCGGTGACACGACTCCTTCGGAATTAAAAGATAAATTTGCGATGAGTATTCGCGTGCCAGTTGGGGTTGTCGGCATCATCACTCCGTGGAATTTTCCGATTGCGATCGCAACGTGGAAATCGTTCCCGGCCATTGTTGCCGGCAATGCGGTTGTATGGAAGCCAGCGTTAGAAACACCATTTATGGCGCAGGAGCTGGCGAAAATATTCGAAGAAGCAGGATTGCCAAAAGGAGTGTTCAACGTCGTTCACGGCGACGGTCCAACGACAGGAAATGCGTTGGTAGAGCATCCGGACGTGCAAGTGATTTCCTTTACTGGGTCGAACGAAGTCGGGCGGATGATTGCCGAAAAGTGCGGCCGCCGCTTGAAAAAAGTGTCGCTAGAAATGGGCGGGAAAAATGCCGTTATTGTCATGGATGACGCCGATTTATCGTTAGCGGTAGAAGGTATTTTGTGGAGTGCGTTTGGTACGTCAGGGCAAAGATGTACGGCATGCAGCCGTGTCATTGTTCATGAAAAGGTGAAGGAAGAATTAGAAAATAGATTGCTAGAAGCAATGAAGACATTAACGGTCGGAAACGGATTGGATGAAAGCGTCAAAGTCGGTCCGGTCATTAGTGAAGAAGCGCTGCAAAAAATTGACCGTTATGTGCGAATCGGCAAGGAAGAAGGGGCGAAGCTATTAACCGGGGGTTATATTTTGCGAGATGGAGAGTATCAAAAAGGCTACTATTATGCTCCGACTCTCTTTACCGATGTTCAGCCAACGATGCGTATTGCGCGCGAAGAAATTTTCGGCCCGGTTGTTTCGATTATTTCGGTAAGCAGTTTAGAAGAAGCAATCGCTGTCAACAACAGCGTCGATTATGGATTATCCAGTTCTATTTTTACAAGAGACGTGAACAAAGTGTTTAAAGCGATGCGCGATTTAGATACAGGTATTGTCTATGTCAATGCCGGTACGACGGGGGCGGAAATTCATCTGCCGTTTGGCGGTACGAAAGGAACAGGAAACGGCCATCGCGACTCTGGCGTCGCGGCGCTTGATGTGTTTACCGAATGGAGAAGCGTTTATATTGATTTCAGCGGCAAATTGCAACGGGCACAAATCGATATCGAGGAGTAA
- a CDS encoding MerR family transcriptional regulator, which yields MKRFKIDDVAKETGLTKRAIRYYEEIGLIKPPERSEKGTRLYTEEDIEQLKKVIAAREVLGFSLQELQHFLTLKEKIESHRFEYRNASEQEEKRRELEHVAANLRKQIDMLEEKMKKMTQLKKELEQMEQRVQTILNEERRG from the coding sequence ATGAAACGGTTCAAAATTGACGACGTCGCTAAAGAAACAGGATTAACAAAACGGGCCATTCGCTACTACGAAGAAATCGGCCTCATTAAGCCCCCTGAGCGCAGCGAAAAAGGGACGCGTCTGTATACAGAAGAAGATATTGAACAATTAAAAAAAGTGATTGCGGCCCGTGAAGTATTAGGGTTTTCCCTGCAAGAGCTGCAGCATTTTTTAACGCTGAAGGAAAAGATCGAATCCCATCGTTTCGAATACCGCAACGCTAGCGAGCAGGAGGAAAAAAGGCGAGAGCTCGAACATGTTGCTGCCAATCTTCGCAAGCAAATCGATATGCTTGAAGAAAAAATGAAGAAAATGACCCAGCTCAAAAAGGAGCTGGAACAAATGGAGCAACGAGTTCAAACAATTTTAAACGAAGAAAGGAGAGGATAA
- a CDS encoding MFS transporter, whose translation MEKGRQTRARWITVFATFLAFMGIGIVDPILPVIAESIGATHWQVEMLFTAYIFTMAIMMIPSGMMVSRIGDKRMMAIGLGIVTVVSLLCGLSNTIPQLSIFRAGWGLGNSMFFATAMTLLIALTPQASTAVGLYEAAIGLGMAGGPLIGGLLGQHSWRYPFIGTSIFIFIALLLVVFFVYDPNKGKPRKAVGMKEMQHLLTFPPFLKGAIGAMLYYYGFFVVLAYSPLIIGLSAIQIGFVFFGWGLCLAYGSAVLAHRLEKTYTPKQILPYSLLVFAMFLLLLFITKNTWLLIAFIILSGLVSGLNNALFTSYVMEVSPYERGITSGMYNFVRWMGAAIAPVLSGVIGHSISAKAPFMVAMVLTLIAFAFLSLRKQQPSVTQTN comes from the coding sequence ATGGAGAAAGGAAGACAGACACGCGCCCGCTGGATTACCGTATTTGCGACATTTTTAGCGTTTATGGGAATCGGGATTGTCGACCCCATTTTGCCGGTGATTGCCGAAAGCATCGGAGCGACTCATTGGCAAGTGGAAATGTTGTTTACCGCATATATTTTTACGATGGCAATCATGATGATTCCATCTGGAATGATGGTTAGCCGTATAGGAGACAAACGGATGATGGCAATCGGGCTTGGTATCGTTACTGTTGTTTCCTTATTGTGCGGCTTATCCAATACGATTCCGCAATTATCGATTTTCCGAGCTGGATGGGGGCTTGGAAACTCGATGTTTTTTGCGACAGCAATGACGTTATTAATTGCGTTAACGCCGCAAGCAAGCACTGCCGTCGGCCTTTACGAAGCAGCCATCGGCCTTGGGATGGCAGGCGGCCCGCTTATCGGCGGTCTTCTCGGTCAGCACTCATGGCGATACCCGTTTATTGGAACGAGTATTTTCATTTTTATTGCGCTTCTTCTTGTCGTCTTTTTTGTCTATGATCCGAATAAAGGAAAACCGAGAAAAGCAGTCGGCATGAAAGAAATGCAGCATTTATTAACGTTCCCGCCTTTTCTCAAAGGCGCAATCGGCGCGATGCTATATTATTATGGCTTTTTCGTCGTGCTTGCTTATTCGCCTTTAATCATCGGGCTTTCTGCGATTCAAATCGGCTTTGTCTTTTTCGGCTGGGGGCTTTGCCTTGCGTATGGATCAGCGGTTTTAGCGCATCGTTTGGAAAAAACGTATACACCAAAACAAATTTTGCCGTATAGCTTGTTGGTTTTTGCGATGTTTTTGCTGCTATTATTTATCACTAAAAACACATGGTTATTGATCGCTTTCATTATTTTGTCCGGTCTTGTTTCCGGTTTAAACAATGCTTTATTTACAAGCTATGTAATGGAAGTATCTCCGTATGAACGCGGAATTACGTCTGGAATGTACAACTTCGTCCGCTGGATGGGCGCTGCGATTGCCCCTGTGCTATCGGGTGTGATCGGTCACTCCATTTCCGCCAAAGCGCCATTTATGGTGGCGATGGTGCTGACGTTAATTGCCTTTGCCTTTCTCAGCTTGCGCAAACAACAACCGTCCGTTACCCAAACAAATTAA
- a CDS encoding saccharopine dehydrogenase family protein codes for MKALVLGAGLMGKEAARDLAQSEAVSAVTLADVDIQKAEAVCRQLHFSKLEAKQVDAANGKELAALMREHDVVVNALFYRFNEIVAKTAIEVGVHSVDLGGHIDHITDRVLQLNESAKQAGVTIIPDLGVAPGMINILSGYGASKLDELKSIKLYVGGIPVRPEPPLEYNHVFSLEGLLDHYTDPSLIIRDGKKQEIPSLSEVETVYFDQFGPLEAFHTSGGTSTLSHSYPQLECLEYKTIRYPGHAEKFKLLVDLNLTRDDYEVEVKGQKVKPRDVLLAVLSPLLDLKDKEDVVLLRVIVGGVKNGKEVILEYETVTFKDRKNNVTAMARTTANTISVVAQMIGSGVIQKRGVYPPEQIVPGDIYIKEMEKRGVVIKEKQYVRE; via the coding sequence ATGAAAGCGTTAGTGCTTGGAGCCGGGCTGATGGGAAAAGAGGCGGCGCGCGATTTAGCGCAAAGTGAGGCAGTTTCCGCCGTCACGTTAGCTGATGTGGATATACAAAAGGCAGAGGCTGTTTGCCGGCAGTTGCATTTTAGCAAACTCGAAGCAAAGCAAGTCGATGCGGCGAATGGAAAAGAGCTGGCTGCGCTGATGCGCGAACATGATGTTGTCGTTAACGCGTTATTTTATCGTTTTAATGAAATTGTAGCGAAAACGGCGATTGAAGTCGGCGTGCATTCCGTTGATTTAGGAGGGCATATCGATCATATTACCGACAGAGTATTACAATTAAATGAAAGCGCTAAACAAGCCGGTGTTACGATCATTCCAGATTTAGGAGTCGCACCGGGAATGATCAATATTTTGTCAGGGTACGGTGCGAGCAAATTAGACGAGTTAAAATCGATCAAACTATATGTTGGCGGAATTCCTGTACGCCCGGAGCCGCCGCTTGAATACAATCATGTATTTTCGCTAGAAGGGCTGCTTGATCATTATACCGATCCATCTCTCATTATTCGCGATGGGAAAAAGCAAGAAATTCCGTCGTTATCAGAAGTCGAAACTGTTTATTTTGATCAGTTCGGCCCGCTGGAGGCATTTCATACTTCAGGCGGGACGTCCACCTTGTCCCATTCTTATCCGCAATTGGAATGCTTGGAATATAAAACGATCCGCTACCCTGGGCACGCAGAAAAATTTAAACTGCTCGTCGATTTGAATTTGACAAGAGACGATTACGAAGTGGAAGTAAAAGGACAAAAAGTGAAGCCGCGCGACGTGCTTTTAGCGGTTTTATCGCCGCTCTTGGATTTAAAAGATAAAGAAGATGTCGTGCTATTGCGGGTCATTGTCGGCGGAGTCAAAAACGGTAAAGAGGTGATTTTGGAATATGAAACGGTAACGTTTAAAGACCGCAAAAACAACGTGACAGCGATGGCACGGACAACTGCTAATACAATCTCGGTCGTCGCGCAAATGATCGGAAGCGGAGTCATTCAAAAACGGGGGGTTTACCCGCCGGAGCAAATCGTTCCAGGAGACATTTACATCAAGGAAATGGAAAAGCGGGGGGTAGTGATTAAAGAAAAACAATATGTAAGAGAATGA
- a CDS encoding (2Fe-2S)-binding protein translates to MESSTKCEMQLLVNEETRSVVARQADTLLFVLRNELGLTGAKPGCLNGDCGACTVLVDGIPIKSCMMLAIETVGKKITTIEGLHNTPIQRAFVEHFAFQCGYCTPGFIMNAYALTETKPDADDATIQEWLESNICRCTSYQEIEAAVKEVLKQKRTTE, encoded by the coding sequence ATGGAATCCTCAACCAAATGTGAAATGCAATTGCTAGTGAACGAGGAAACAAGATCTGTTGTCGCCCGCCAAGCTGATACATTGCTCTTTGTTCTCCGTAACGAACTCGGTCTTACCGGAGCAAAGCCTGGCTGCTTAAACGGCGACTGCGGCGCCTGCACCGTATTAGTTGACGGCATCCCAATCAAATCGTGCATGATGCTTGCCATCGAAACAGTTGGAAAGAAAATTACTACAATCGAAGGTCTTCATAACACGCCGATTCAGCGCGCGTTTGTCGAACATTTCGCCTTTCAATGCGGCTATTGCACCCCCGGCTTTATTATGAACGCCTACGCCTTGACGGAAACAAAACCCGATGCCGATGATGCCACCATTCAAGAATGGCTCGAATCAAATATTTGCCGCTGCACCAGTTATCAGGAAATCGAAGCGGCGGTAAAGGAGGTGTTAAAACAAAAGCGGACAACCGAATAG
- a CDS encoding FAD binding domain-containing protein has protein sequence MIPFEITYHRPRSIEEAVQLFDILQQQGKKPLYYGGGTEIITLSRLHLVAANAVIDIKHIPECRALESNPHELVLGAALPLTALEEVNPFPLLTKAAREVADRTARNQITLGGNICGQIFYRETVLPLLLSDSQAVIAGKDGVKQCSIHDVFQQHIQLKPGQFLVQMKVDRSYASLPHFHRKRRKQGEVGYPLVTAAAIKKDGQIRVALSGVCPFPFRSKEMEERLNARHLPVHDRVEGAIEALPRPILDDIEGSAAYRLFVLKQMLFDIIDELGGE, from the coding sequence ATGATTCCATTTGAGATTACTTATCATCGCCCTCGCTCTATTGAAGAAGCGGTGCAGCTGTTTGACATCTTGCAACAGCAAGGCAAAAAACCGCTCTATTACGGTGGTGGAACGGAAATTATTACGCTCTCCCGCCTCCATCTTGTTGCCGCCAACGCGGTCATTGACATTAAACACATTCCCGAATGCCGAGCGCTGGAATCCAATCCGCACGAACTCGTGCTCGGGGCGGCATTGCCGCTGACCGCATTAGAAGAGGTCAATCCGTTTCCGCTCTTGACGAAAGCAGCGCGCGAAGTCGCCGACCGAACGGCACGCAACCAAATCACCCTCGGCGGCAATATTTGCGGGCAAATTTTTTACCGTGAAACTGTATTGCCGCTGCTGCTTTCTGACAGTCAAGCAGTCATTGCCGGAAAAGACGGCGTAAAACAATGCAGCATTCACGATGTCTTTCAGCAGCATATTCAATTAAAACCCGGGCAATTTCTCGTACAAATGAAAGTCGACCGCTCCTACGCATCACTACCCCATTTCCATCGCAAGCGCCGCAAACAAGGCGAAGTCGGATACCCGCTTGTCACCGCCGCCGCCATCAAAAAAGACGGACAAATCCGCGTGGCACTAAGCGGCGTGTGCCCGTTTCCGTTCCGTTCCAAAGAAATGGAAGAGCGGTTAAATGCGCGCCATCTCCCCGTACATGACCGTGTCGAGGGGGCGATCGAAGCACTTCCGCGCCCGATTTTAGACGATATTGAAGGATCGGCAGCGTACCGTCTGTTTGTGCTCAAACAAATGCTTTTCGATATTATTGACGAGCTGGGAGGGGAGTAA
- a CDS encoding SPFH domain-containing protein, which produces MKETKAWYMNGFIGIICIAILAAVALLSVLHEQIVIAALFLVVAVVFATGITIVQPNQAKVVIFFGRYLGTIRDSGLFLTVPLTTRQNVSLRVRNFTSSKLKVNDVQGNPIEIAAVIVFRVIDSAKAVFDVDHYEEFVEIQSEAAIRHVATKYPYDTFSDEDEITLRGNADIISDVLAAELQERLRVAGVEVMEARLTHLAYSPEIASAMLQRQQAAAILAARKKIVEGAVSMAQMAIEQLDKEGILELDDERKANMVNNLMVAIVSERATQPVINTGSLY; this is translated from the coding sequence ATGAAGGAAACAAAAGCATGGTATATGAATGGGTTTATCGGGATTATATGCATCGCCATCCTCGCTGCCGTAGCGCTGCTAAGCGTATTACATGAGCAAATCGTTATTGCCGCTCTATTCCTTGTCGTCGCAGTCGTTTTTGCTACCGGCATTACCATCGTACAGCCGAACCAGGCAAAGGTAGTTATTTTCTTTGGCCGCTATTTAGGAACGATTCGCGACAGCGGGTTATTTCTCACCGTTCCGCTCACCACCCGTCAAAACGTTTCCTTGCGCGTGCGCAACTTCACTAGCAGCAAGCTGAAAGTCAACGATGTACAAGGAAACCCGATCGAGATTGCCGCCGTGATTGTATTCCGTGTCATTGACTCGGCCAAAGCGGTGTTTGACGTCGATCATTACGAAGAGTTTGTCGAGATTCAAAGCGAGGCGGCGATTCGCCATGTGGCGACAAAATACCCATATGATACATTCAGCGATGAAGATGAAATTACGCTGCGCGGAAACGCTGATATCATTTCCGATGTGCTCGCTGCCGAGCTACAGGAGCGGTTGCGCGTGGCGGGAGTGGAAGTGATGGAAGCACGCCTTACCCATCTGGCCTACTCTCCGGAAATCGCCAGCGCCATGCTTCAGCGCCAACAAGCTGCCGCTATTTTAGCAGCGCGAAAAAAAATCGTCGAAGGTGCGGTCTCTATGGCGCAAATGGCGATCGAGCAGCTTGACAAAGAGGGAATTTTAGAGTTAGATGATGAACGAAAGGCTAATATGGTCAACAACTTAATGGTCGCCATTGTTTCGGAACGGGCGACCCAGCCGGTCATTAACACCGGCAGTCTATATTAA
- a CDS encoding thiamine pyrophosphate-binding protein has translation MKQTIRNITAAKAIVHCLKREGISHVFCVPGESYLPLMDAIFDEPSIQLISARHEGGASFMAEGYAKASGKPGVVLATRGVGGANLAIGVHTARQDSTPMIVFLGQVHSHFRGREGFQEVDLDRFFQPIAKWTVEIREAERIPELVQRAFRIAQTGRPGPVVISLPEDIFLQDIAEAVVSDVDVPRPAPSAEDVRSVQEILQRAKRPVVIAGGGVKLAKAEQLLRLFAEKYSIPVVAAFRRHDVFPNDHPLYVGHLGLGTPKSIIETVKQADVVIAIGTRLSEVTTQDYRLLSLDQILIHIDIDSDVLGKVYPPDVSILADCKETLLKLLEIAVQPSWRDWTAARRKQYEQVSTLPAEKRNLNEAIIAGLQQHLPNDAIITNDAGNFAGWLHTFFQFTEGHTYIGPTSGAMGYGMPAAIGAKLAFPERVVVSLSGDGGFMMTMQELETAARYHIPIISIVFNNCMYGTIRMHQELHFPKRVIGTDLGHVSFAELAKCLNANGIRVETEDQFNRALIQSFNETKPTVIEVMTDPNQISVTATIDELRKRSNSR, from the coding sequence GTGAAACAGACGATCCGCAACATCACCGCGGCAAAAGCGATCGTTCATTGCCTGAAACGAGAGGGCATTTCCCATGTGTTTTGCGTGCCGGGAGAAAGCTATTTGCCGCTAATGGATGCTATTTTTGATGAACCTTCTATTCAGCTCATTTCTGCTCGCCATGAGGGAGGCGCCTCGTTTATGGCGGAAGGTTATGCAAAAGCGTCGGGAAAACCCGGAGTTGTGCTGGCAACGCGGGGAGTCGGCGGTGCTAACTTAGCGATTGGTGTCCATACGGCGAGGCAAGATTCCACGCCGATGATTGTATTTTTAGGGCAAGTGCATAGCCATTTCCGCGGCCGGGAAGGGTTTCAAGAGGTCGATTTAGACCGGTTTTTCCAGCCAATTGCAAAATGGACGGTGGAAATTCGCGAGGCGGAACGAATACCGGAGCTCGTGCAGCGGGCATTTCGCATCGCCCAAACGGGCAGACCAGGACCTGTCGTCATTTCACTTCCAGAAGATATATTTCTTCAAGATATTGCCGAAGCGGTCGTTTCGGATGTAGATGTACCAAGACCTGCTCCAAGCGCAGAGGATGTGCGGAGCGTGCAGGAAATATTGCAAAGAGCGAAACGGCCAGTTGTCATTGCCGGCGGAGGGGTAAAGCTAGCGAAGGCAGAACAGCTATTGCGGTTATTTGCTGAAAAATATTCCATTCCTGTGGTGGCTGCTTTTCGCCGACATGACGTGTTCCCCAATGACCATCCACTTTATGTCGGCCATCTTGGATTAGGGACGCCGAAATCGATTATCGAAACGGTAAAACAGGCCGATGTCGTGATCGCCATTGGGACACGATTATCGGAAGTGACGACACAAGATTATCGCTTGCTGTCGCTGGATCAGATACTCATTCATATCGATATCGACAGCGATGTATTAGGAAAAGTATATCCACCGGACGTTTCCATCCTAGCAGATTGCAAAGAAACGCTCTTAAAATTGCTAGAAATCGCCGTACAGCCGTCTTGGCGCGATTGGACGGCAGCGAGACGGAAACAGTATGAGCAAGTATCGACGCTTCCGGCGGAAAAACGGAACTTAAATGAAGCGATCATCGCCGGCTTGCAACAACATTTGCCAAACGATGCGATCATCACGAATGATGCTGGCAATTTCGCCGGCTGGCTCCATACCTTTTTCCAGTTTACCGAGGGGCATACGTATATTGGTCCTACTTCTGGGGCGATGGGGTATGGCATGCCGGCGGCGATTGGCGCCAAGCTTGCTTTCCCGGAGCGCGTCGTCGTTTCTCTATCAGGAGACGGCGGTTTTATGATGACGATGCAAGAGCTGGAGACCGCTGCTAGATATCATATTCCGATTATTAGTATCGTCTTTAACAATTGCATGTATGGAACCATCCGCATGCATCAAGAGCTTCACTTTCCGAAACGGGTCATCGGGACGGATTTAGGACATGTATCGTTTGCCGAATTAGCGAAATGTTTAAACGCCAACGGCATTCGCGTGGAAACAGAAGATCAATTTAATAGAGCACTCATTCAATCCTTTAACGAAACAAAACCAACGGTGATCGAAGTCATGACAGATCCGAACCAAATTTCCGTGACGGCGACGATCGACGAGTTGCGAAAGCGGTCGAATTCTCGGTAA
- a CDS encoding xanthine dehydrogenase family protein molybdopterin-binding subunit: MAIGKSVIRKEAWDKVTGRAKYTNDFKEKGMLHAKLVTSPYAHARIRAIDAEKARAIPGVRAIITGEGLPLTGEDLRDRPPIAFDKVRYHGEVVAVVVADTLVQAEKAANLVHVVYEPLPAIGKPSEALKEGAPLIHEQLGSYQKNEHTYPEPNTNIAHRTKIRKGNMERGWAESDVVVETSVAFSPSDHVAMETRCATAEILPDGKIVISASSQSPFMIKRLISTYFGEDVGNIIVHTPLVGGAYGGKAPVQLELLAYLAAKAVGGRKVSVWNTREDDMITSPVHIGLEATVKLGATKDGYIKAAEILFLFDGGAYSDKAIDVSRAAAVDCTGPYHIENVWCDSLCVYTNHPYATPFRGFGHSEQAFAIERALDLLAEKLNMDKWELRRKNAIRPGHTTPTQVLLNRSNVGDLPACLDRLRELMEWDEWQRIEIDAYTVRAKGISCAWKTSTIDPDASSGVILTFNPDGSVNVISGVVEIGTGTKTILAQIVAEKLKMDVNDVHVKMDIDTQTTPEHWKTVGSRGTFMAGRAALEAADDAIRQLKAIASCVLRASVEDLEIGYGKVFLRDDPSIYVPVKDIAYGYKYPNGNAIGGQIIGRGNYILRHMTPLDKETGAGKPGPEWTVGAEGVEIEFNRRDYTYKILKAFAVIDIGKVLNPKVALGQATGAMSMGLSFASRETFLFDRYERVLNPQLRTYRPIRFGEHPEYIVEFIETPQIDAPYGARGAGEHGLIGMPAALANALSLAAEVSLNELPLFPELIWRKKKGDGHDSI, translated from the coding sequence ATGGCTATCGGCAAAAGCGTCATTCGCAAAGAAGCATGGGACAAAGTGACAGGAAGAGCAAAATACACGAACGATTTCAAAGAAAAAGGCATGCTCCATGCCAAACTCGTTACTAGCCCGTACGCCCATGCGCGCATTCGCGCGATCGACGCCGAAAAGGCGCGCGCCATCCCCGGCGTGCGCGCGATCATCACCGGCGAAGGCCTACCACTGACAGGAGAAGACTTGCGCGATCGTCCTCCCATCGCCTTTGATAAAGTGCGCTATCATGGCGAAGTCGTTGCCGTCGTCGTCGCCGATACGCTTGTTCAGGCGGAAAAGGCGGCCAACCTTGTTCATGTCGTCTATGAACCTCTTCCTGCCATCGGCAAGCCAAGCGAAGCGCTAAAAGAAGGAGCCCCCCTCATCCATGAACAGCTAGGAAGCTATCAAAAGAACGAACATACCTATCCCGAACCAAATACAAACATCGCCCACCGCACGAAAATCCGCAAAGGCAATATGGAACGGGGCTGGGCGGAAAGCGACGTCGTTGTGGAAACGAGCGTGGCCTTTTCCCCTTCCGACCACGTGGCAATGGAAACAAGATGCGCCACTGCAGAAATTCTTCCCGACGGCAAAATCGTTATTTCCGCTTCCTCCCAATCACCATTTATGATTAAACGGCTCATCAGCACCTATTTTGGAGAAGATGTCGGCAACATTATCGTCCATACCCCGCTTGTCGGCGGAGCGTACGGCGGAAAAGCGCCTGTGCAGCTCGAGCTTCTCGCCTATCTGGCAGCGAAAGCGGTGGGGGGAAGAAAGGTCAGCGTCTGGAATACAAGGGAAGATGATATGATCACCTCTCCGGTCCATATCGGCCTGGAGGCCACCGTCAAGCTTGGCGCCACAAAAGACGGCTATATCAAAGCGGCGGAAATTTTGTTTTTATTTGACGGCGGCGCGTATTCCGATAAAGCGATCGATGTCAGCCGCGCCGCTGCTGTCGACTGCACCGGACCATATCATATCGAAAACGTCTGGTGCGATTCGTTATGCGTCTATACGAATCATCCATATGCCACTCCATTTCGCGGCTTCGGCCATAGTGAACAAGCTTTTGCCATCGAACGCGCACTAGACTTGCTTGCCGAAAAGCTGAATATGGACAAGTGGGAATTGCGGCGCAAAAACGCAATTCGCCCCGGCCATACCACCCCGACGCAAGTGCTGTTAAACCGCAGCAACGTTGGCGACTTGCCAGCCTGCCTCGATCGTTTGCGCGAGCTAATGGAATGGGACGAATGGCAGCGCATCGAAATCGATGCTTATACCGTACGGGCGAAAGGCATCAGCTGCGCGTGGAAAACATCCACGATTGACCCCGATGCCAGTTCCGGTGTCATTTTAACATTTAATCCCGACGGAAGCGTCAATGTCATCTCCGGCGTCGTTGAAATCGGAACCGGAACGAAAACGATCCTCGCCCAAATCGTTGCTGAAAAATTAAAAATGGACGTCAACGATGTCCACGTCAAAATGGACATCGATACGCAAACAACCCCTGAACATTGGAAAACGGTCGGAAGCCGCGGCACCTTTATGGCAGGAAGGGCAGCGCTCGAAGCGGCGGACGACGCCATCCGCCAGCTAAAAGCGATCGCGTCTTGCGTGCTCCGCGCATCGGTGGAAGATTTAGAAATTGGCTACGGAAAAGTATTTTTACGCGATGACCCTAGCATCTATGTCCCGGTTAAAGACATCGCCTACGGCTACAAATATCCAAACGGCAATGCAATCGGCGGGCAAATCATCGGACGGGGAAACTATATTTTGCGCCACATGACCCCACTCGACAAAGAAACGGGCGCGGGCAAACCGGGACCAGAATGGACGGTCGGCGCGGAAGGAGTGGAAATTGAATTTAACCGCCGCGACTATACGTATAAAATCCTTAAAGCGTTCGCCGTCATTGATATTGGCAAAGTGCTCAATCCGAAAGTGGCGCTCGGACAGGCAACGGGAGCAATGAGCATGGGACTGAGTTTTGCGAGCCGTGAAACGTTTTTATTCGACCGCTACGAACGTGTGCTAAATCCGCAATTGCGCACTTATCGACCCATTCGCTTCGGCGAACATCCGGAATATATTGTCGAGTTTATCGAAACACCGCAAATCGATGCGCCATACGGAGCGCGCGGCGCCGGCGAGCACGGCTTGATCGGCATGCCAGCCGCATTGGCAAACGCTTTGTCGCTCGCTGCGGAAGTGTCGCTCAATGAATTGCCGCTGTTCCCTGAGCTGATTTGGCGGAAAAAGAAAGGTGACGGCCATGATTCCATTTGA